The DNA region CATTGCAACAACTCTCCACCCATTCTTTAGATTGAATGATGTTTCTTGCACATCAGTTTTAAGTTTAGCAACAAGAAAAAGGTTGTTATGCACCTTGTGTATTGCATTTGAGACATAAGAGTCCTGCTACAGTGAGCTACTGTCTGGCATCTACCTTAAAGATTCTGTGCTTGAACAAACTGAGAAATCAAAATAAACTTCAGTTCAAAAGGGTACTATAGGTATACAGTATAGAAACAAGACAATGGATCAAGTCAGATAGGCGATagctattttcttgctttttcactCCTAGGTTTAGAGATTGGTATGAGATACTTAACCTATCATTTGCagaaattaattactttattCTTTATGAGCACTACTGTGAGATTGCCTAAGGAAGGATCTGTTCTATCCTAActtgagaaggaggaaaaaaaaaaaaaaggtgtgtgtaAACAGCCTAATCAAGGTCACCTGTCCAGAAACAGGAGTTCCTAATTCCTAAACAAGAAGTTTCTAAAAGCTATCAATCAActacagaggaaagaggaaaccattatcaaggaaaaaataagttaattctgtttttaaaatatacttaataaGCAATAAACTCAAAACACTATAATTATGCAacttatgtatataaatacatactatGCTGTTCATTTCTGAAGATTCATAACTTCCACATGGATGAACACTTCCAATAGGTTCCAACCCTTCTTCATCCCACATATATGTGCCATCAGAGCTGTCAGATGGAGAAAGCTCAAAAGAGGACCCAGCTCTGTAATTCATCTCTGGAGAAATCACATTCTCAGCAGTATGCTTTGTGCTTTCACTGTTGTCATCCACTgcttaaagaaaacaggaatagtCAAGATTCCAAAAACAATCTaatatgccaaaaataaaaattaagatgtgTATTATTGGTGCATTAACTTTTCTGAAACAGTACTGTtaacagaaatatctgaaagcaTTCTACATTATTGTTCACTCAtcctagaggggaaaaaagctgaagctggtttggtAGCTACAACTAAGTGTCCTTCCAACCTACATCTTTGCTAGCCTTTTACATTGCACTAATTCACTCATCATGAAAGCTACTTTCTAGAATTCTGTATCTTTTTAACATATTAGAAGGTGGGTCCAAAATTAGATTCTTTGGATCCAATCTTTCAAATGTAACTTCTCTCAAAACAAGCATGTACTATGAGAAGCCCATCAGAGACTTGAAAACGtggcttttaaaaacatctcCTGTCTCTTCcactaatttttaaagaattaatatAGCATGcctgtggaaaaaacaaaaaaacactgaCATTCGTACTTATAATTTAACTAATTAGACACCCTACACTTATTCCCTATACTTAAGAGTGGTTACAGCTGTCCTCTGCCTActgagggcgggggggaggcaaGGGGAAAGATCACCAGTCCAGAGAAATGAATGGCAAAGCAAGGATATGAGGAATCCCCCAACCCTACCACAAGCATGGTTAAAGGAGGTATCCTGCATTCTTATCCCAAAGAAAGAGAGTTCTTCAAAGTCATGCCTCGGAAAGATAACTATCATGCAGAAAAAGCACTGTAAGAAAATAAGTGGGCTAGCATAGAGCCAAGCTCTATTCTGAGACAATTCACAACAATGGGCAATTATATAAAATGACTTAGAGTTACAGAATCTTGATTTAGTACCTAAAATTTCAAACAGAACATAACAAAGCATTTACCAGATACGTTTATATCAAGCCAGTCATCAGCATTACAGCGAGATCCTCCACTTTCCTTGAGAGAAGTGAACGGCTCGATGGATGTTATGCTCCTGTGCTCTAACTCTTGAAgacagctctccttttgctgtaTTTGTATAGTTCTGTTTGGGTCTTCTATATCTATGAAATCATCACTGAAGTCTTCACTCAaatcatttttttcagaagatgacAAAGAAGATATAGATATTTCATCTCCATCATCACTCATACACATTACTTTTGACCCATGTTTTCCCATACTCTCATGCAGGCCCTCATCAGATTCTGTTCTTTGAGCATTGCTCTCTATAATACTGTTTTTCTCAATTGCTCGATTAATATTTGTTGAAATTTCAGAGTTCTCCATGATGCACGTGTCAGGAGTTGTACTTTTGCTGCCATCCACAACAATACTTCCAGCAAATCGCTGCCTGGTAGGCTTCAGCAGAGAAGGCCGACTTAATCTGTATCCAAAAGAAGGTGCTGACCCAGATCCATTTGACAGAGGGGGCTTCTTTGAACAAGGAGCCGACATACCAGAGTAGGGTCTGGTAAATCCATACTTCACAGGTTCATTTCCATTGGGTACATCCAACTGACGTGCATTTCTTGACAACAAAGTTGACCTCTGAGATGTCCTGGCAGCTAGATTTTGACTATAAGGCCTTGTAAGATCCACAGCTTTATTAAAGGAATGTGACCTGGTTAAAGATGCAGTGGGAAGGAAAGAATTCTGAATGGAATGTGAAAAACTTTGTGATCTTACcattttttcacaggaaaaagcCTTGCTACTATCTGTAGATTGTGCCAGGCTTTCTCCTGAACTTGTTGTTGTGGCACTGGAATTAGCTCTAGGTCTCTGCAAACCTACCACCGGCCTATTTCcataaaatccatttaaatgTGATTTTGGAGCACTGAGTCCAGAATATGAGGTCCTTCCTGACAGAGTACCTTTGGCGAATTTTGCTGAACTAGAGAGTCCAGACAAAGACTTTGGGTTTAATTCCTCAGTAGAAGGTACAAACATAttggtttgctttgctgcttttgatgcaACCGAAGCAGTACTGTTCAAACCCACCCTGAGCACATCATTACTCAATGCTCCTTGAGATTGAGAATACTTCTCAGAATCGATTAATTTTTCGTTACAGTTATGTTTAGAGTTGGTCTCTCTCTCATTTTGATCGTGAAGTTggtatttatttgattttttccagttgaaagaaaaggaagacatacGAACAGTGCCATTGTGCTTGCCAAAATTTTTGCCACCGTTATTCCCTGCTAAACTAACAGCCGTCCCATTTGGCATAGGTTGCAAGACACTTCCTAAAGTTTTCGTTCCATATTTCGGTAGCCTGGAAACCAAGGATGtcctgatttgatttttttcttccatgagctATTGGGTACATTGGTCCTTACAGGGTGCTTgaatctaaagaaaagaaagaatatattagATTTGAATCAACCACATGTTAATTAACAATTTCATATACATTTGCATCTATATTTACTACATTCCTGTGCCTAACTATACCATGATGGTACAGAGTAACTCTCACAAATTTTGTGAACTCCAGAGAAATACCTGTCACCAGCAGTTATTTGGCAGTAATGTTATTCACACTTCCCTACCCCAACTTTCATTCTCTAgataaactgccttttttttttccttccttttgaaatctataaaataagctgaaaaaagggttcgggtttttttttccatttacctaTTCTGAGcagcaaactgaatttttcaaCTGTATTGCAATTAATAATTACATACTGAagacttcatatttaaaaaaatcccacaaattgAACATAGCACAAACCTGTGGTCAGCAATGTAAAACTGCAAAAACTATAATATAAAATCTGACTAAAAGCtaattttttgaattttttttcttttttcagtttcccCAATGTCTATGTTATGAGATATAAAATAATCACTCTTCACCCACCTTcaccacagcatttttttcccagatcttATTGATATCCCTAATTCAAGATGAAAATTCCtaatcattttttcccccctctttgtATGGAAACTGTAGCCTATTTTGGTCATCATCTTATTCATGTACAAGACTTGAGGTACAGGGCAACAGTTGCCTAAGGTCAGTGTTAGTAAGTGAATTCAAAAGTTTTACTTCTGTGCAGTGATACATGAACACATAACCCTAGCTATAAAAGTATGAGATAAAAAGATAATTATAGCATTCATGCATTCCCTTGTATCTTGAATTGCAGTCCCATCCACCTGATTTGCAATATAGGGGACTCCACTACAGTCTTTAATAAAGATCTGTTGTATCTCAACTTATAGTCATGTCATTTTGGTCTATTTTACATCACACTTATTTTATAAAGCCATATCTGCTTTACAGACATATCTTTGCCCCAAAAATTTTTGCCTTGACAAGTCCGATCTCCTTGCTTTGATatactgctttttgtttcttccacaCTCATCCACATATCTATCCTACTATTTGGACAACTAACTATGTCTGTATCACCCTTTTGTACAGCATTTAGTCTGTTGTTTTTCCTGGCTATACAATATGAACAGCTTGTCTAAATGCTATTATTAAAGACTTGCAGTTCATACAATAAGGCCTTGAGAAGCCTCCAAGCTTCAATGTTGCATCTTAAGACAAGGTTTACTCTAGTGTTAAATTCTGTATTCGCAAGACTAGGTTTCTGTTCTTTCAAGCCAGTTGTAACAGGATATCTTGCTTTTGCTAGCCTGGATTATATGTTTTCATCAGTTCCACCTGCTGGTCTTACAATGGTGTCAAGACACAGAATTTCAGTCATTCATATGTTATTCCCTGAAACTATTATCCGTGTTTCTCTTTTCACAGACCTACACACAGCTAGCAGGActgaaaaaaaccatgaaaattttAGAACCATGGCAATCATGATGAGAATCAACACATAGCAAGTAACATTATACTTATTCAAGGTACAGGAAATATCTTGTGTAACCACAGCAAGCATTACCTTAAAGTGACTCACTCCCCATGTTGCAAGAGCTCACTAAGAAACACTTAAGATAAAATCAAAGTGGCATTAAATTAATGCAAACTGAAGTACCCTTAGGATTTTGTAAATCAATAGAATGCCCCAGA from Mycteria americana isolate JAX WOST 10 ecotype Jacksonville Zoo and Gardens chromosome 6, USCA_MyAme_1.0, whole genome shotgun sequence includes:
- the CCSER2 gene encoding serine-rich coiled-coil domain-containing protein 2 isoform X1 translates to MEEKNQIRTSLVSRLPKYGTKTLGSVLQPMPNGTAVSLAGNNGGKNFGKHNGTVRMSSFSFNWKKSNKYQLHDQNERETNSKHNCNEKLIDSEKYSQSQGALSNDVLRVGLNSTASVASKAAKQTNMFVPSTEELNPKSLSGLSSSAKFAKGTLSGRTSYSGLSAPKSHLNGFYGNRPVVGLQRPRANSSATTTSSGESLAQSTDSSKAFSCEKMVRSQSFSHSIQNSFLPTASLTRSHSFNKAVDLTRPYSQNLAARTSQRSTLLSRNARQLDVPNGNEPVKYGFTRPYSGMSAPCSKKPPLSNGSGSAPSFGYRLSRPSLLKPTRQRFAGSIVVDGSKSTTPDTCIMENSEISTNINRAIEKNSIIESNAQRTESDEGLHESMGKHGSKVMCMSDDGDEISISSLSSSEKNDLSEDFSDDFIDIEDPNRTIQIQQKESCLQELEHRSITSIEPFTSLKESGGSRCNADDWLDINVSAVDDNSESTKHTAENVISPEMNYRAGSSFELSPSDSSDGTYMWDEEGLEPIGSVHPCGSYESSEMNSIDILNNLDSCDLEDDDLMLDVDLPEDSPHDKEECENMSRYDRQDRNARQHQEGFWKRAPQQRWNTQDHYHLGHTDHYIHGKNDLNRGSNYLESPIGHFESYGAPNFYQAPRQLVGLPENTVMLDEMTLRHMVQDCTAVKTQLLKLKRLLHQNDENVSLQDIPLSVPSSPEPQEPESTFKMDDLLNEIRQLKDELKKKDETINQLEHQLATRCNCQKDSQKPTGATCVYADKFTQTSWRRSSPQVLQPSSSLPSSTDLAQGKLIKMPHIEAHSEYAKRGLHENSNHQNQNAANVSLTNSLNDVNTLMSIQLNIRDENESYLENLKNKNTEDPGEVASNKEGTLPSRSCFQTSTRADAREMQTELAVKGQPSFTNQASRPKTLRIAKPPNALVPPTMAVLAGSANHSAASKEPELLPSSSLTRLQPTSGQDNLKGKQSQKVSKLRPPTMSFVKSKQMSSQKSTPVSAEPQNTCLKTNIPKPPVQRKENVQTQNTGLHAGDSLPSIRHSRLPKPKTH
- the CCSER2 gene encoding serine-rich coiled-coil domain-containing protein 2 isoform X2, with translation MEEKNQIRTSLVSRLPKYGTKTLGSVLQPMPNGTAVSLAGNNGGKNFGKHNGTVRMSSFSFNWKKSNKYQLHDQNERETNSKHNCNEKLIDSEKYSQSQGALSNDVLRVGLNSTASVASKAAKQTNMFVPSTEELNPKSLSGLSSSAKFAKGTLSGRTSYSGLSAPKSHLNGFYGNRPVVGLQRPRANSSATTTSSGESLAQSTDSSKAFSCEKMVRSQSFSHSIQNSFLPTASLTRSHSFNKAVDLTRPYSQNLAARTSQRSTLLSRNARQLDVPNGNEPVKYGFTRPYSGMSAPCSKKPPLSNGSGSAPSFGYRLSRPSLLKPTRQRFAGSIVVDGSKSTTPDTCIMENSEISTNINRAIEKNSIIESNAQRTESDEGLHESMGKHGSKVMCMSDDGDEISISSLSSSEKNDLSEDFSDDFIDIEDPNRTIQIQQKESCLQELEHRSITSIEPFTSLKESGGSRCNADDWLDINVSVDDNSESTKHTAENVISPEMNYRAGSSFELSPSDSSDGTYMWDEEGLEPIGSVHPCGSYESSEMNSIDILNNLDSCDLEDDDLMLDVDLPEDSPHDKEECENMSRYDRQDRNARQHQEGFWKRAPQQRWNTQDHYHLGHTDHYIHGKNDLNRGSNYLESPIGHFESYGAPNFYQAPRQLVGLPENTVMLDEMTLRHMVQDCTAVKTQLLKLKRLLHQNDENVSLQDIPLSVPSSPEPQEPESTFKMDDLLNEIRQLKDELKKKDETINQLEHQLATRCNCQKDSQKPTGATCVYADKFTQTSWRRSSPQVLQPSSSLPSSTDLAQGKLIKMPHIEAHSEYAKRGLHENSNHQNQNAANVSLTNSLNDVNTLMSIQLNIRDENESYLENLKNKNTEDPGEVASNKEGTLPSRSCFQTSTRADAREMQTELAVKGQPSFTNQASRPKTLRIAKPPNALVPPTMAVLAGSANHSAASKEPELLPSSSLTRLQPTSGQDNLKGKQSQKVSKLRPPTMSFVKSKQMSSQKSTPVSAEPQNTCLKTNIPKPPVQRKENVQTQNTGLHAGDSLPSIRHSRLPKPKTH
- the CCSER2 gene encoding serine-rich coiled-coil domain-containing protein 2 isoform X6 yields the protein MEEKNQIRTSLVSRLPKYGTKTLGSVLQPMPNGTAVSLAGNNGGKNFGKHNGTVRMSSFSFNWKKSNKYQLHDQNERETNSKHNCNEKLIDSEKYSQSQGALSNDVLRVGLNSTASVASKAAKQTNMFVPSTEELNPKSLSGLSSSAKFAKGTLSGRTSYSGLSAPKSHLNGFYGNRPVVGLQRPRANSSATTTSSGESLAQSTDSSKAFSCEKMVRSQSFSHSIQNSFLPTASLTRSHSFNKAVDLTRPYSQNLAARTSQRSTLLSRNARQLDVPNGNEPVKYGFTRPYSGMSAPCSKKPPLSNGSGSAPSFGYRLSRPSLLKPTRQRFAGSIVVDGSKSTTPDTCIMENSEISTNINRAIEKNSIIESNAQRTESDEGLHESMGKHGSKVMCMSDDGDEISISSLSSSEKNDLSEDFSDDFIDIEDPNRTIQIQQKESCLQELEHRSITSIEPFTSLKESGGSRCNADDWLDINVSVDDNSESTKHTAENVISPEMNYRAGSSFELSPSDSSDGTYMWDEEGLEPIGSVHPCGSYESSEMNSIDILNNLDSCDLEDDDLMLDVDLPEDSPHDKEECENMSRYDRQDRNARQHQEGFWKRAPQQRWNTQDHYHLGHTDHYIHGKNDLNRGSNYLESPIGHFESYGAPNFYQAPRQLVGLPENTVMLDEMTLRHMVQDCTAVKTQLLKLKRLLHQNDENVSLQDIPLSVPSSPEPQEPESTFKMDDLLNEIRQLKDELKKKDETINQLEHQLATRCNCQKDSQKPTGATCVYADKFTQTSWRRSSGGYSAPSFSPWQGSFQGIPRTVPPHRRQTSSTTAFQQPSQFHRPRPGKTNKNATYRGPQ
- the CCSER2 gene encoding serine-rich coiled-coil domain-containing protein 2 isoform X4: MEEKNQIRTSLVSRLPKYGTKTLGSVLQPMPNGTAVSLAGNNGGKNFGKHNGTVRMSSFSFNWKKSNKYQLHDQNERETNSKHNCNEKLIDSEKYSQSQGALSNDVLRVGLNSTASVASKAAKQTNMFVPSTEELNPKSLSGLSSSAKFAKGTLSGRTSYSGLSAPKSHLNGFYGNRPVVGLQRPRANSSATTTSSGESLAQSTDSSKAFSCEKMVRSQSFSHSIQNSFLPTASLTRSHSFNKAVDLTRPYSQNLAARTSQRSTLLSRNARQLDVPNGNEPVKYGFTRPYSGMSAPCSKKPPLSNGSGSAPSFGYRLSRPSLLKPTRQRFAGSIVVDGSKSTTPDTCIMENSEISTNINRAIEKNSIIESNAQRTESDEGLHESMGKHGSKVMCMSDDGDEISISSLSSSEKNDLSEDFSDDFIDIEDPNRTIQIQQKESCLQELEHRSITSIEPFTSLKESGGSRCNADDWLDINVSAVDDNSESTKHTAENVISPEMNYRAGSSFELSPSDSSDGTYMWDEEGLEPIGSVHPCGSYESSEMNSIDILNNLDSCDLEDDDLMLDVDLPEDSPHDKEECENMSRYDRQDRNARQHQEGFWKRAPQQRWNTQDHYHLGHTDHYIHGKNDLNRGSNYLESPIGHFESYGAPNFYQAPRQLVGLPENTVMLDEMTLRHMVQDCTAVKTQLLKLKRLLHQNDENVSLQDIPLSVPSSPEPQEPESTFKMDDLLNEIRQLKDELKKKDETINQLEHQLATRCNCQKDSQKPTGATCVYADKFTQTSWRRSSGGYSAPSFSPWQGSFQGIPRTVPPHRRQTSSTTAFQQPSQFHRPRPGKTNKNATYRGPQ
- the CCSER2 gene encoding serine-rich coiled-coil domain-containing protein 2 isoform X5 — protein: MEEKNQIRTSLVSRLPKYGTKTLGSVLQPMPNGTAVSLAGNNGGKNFGKHNGTVRMSSFSFNWKKSNKYQLHDQNERETNSKHNCNEKLIDSEKYSQSQGALSNDVLRVGLNSTASVASKAAKQTNMFVPSTEELNPKSLSGLSSSAKFAKGTLSGRTSYSGLSAPKSHLNGFYGNRPVVGLQRPRANSSATTTSSGESLAQSTDSSKAFSCEKMVRSQSFSHSIQNSFLPTASLTRSHSFNKAVDLTRPYSQNLAARTSQRSTLLSRNARQLDVPNGNEPVKYGFTRPYSGMSAPCSKKPPLSNGSGSAPSFGYRLSRPSLLKPTRQRFAGSIVVDGSKSTTPDTCIMENSEISTNINRAIEKNSIIESNAQRTESDEGLHESMGKHGSKVMCMSDDGDEISISSLSSSEKNDLSEDFSDDFIDIEDPNRTIQIQQKESCLQELEHRSITSIEPFTSLKESGGSRCNADDWLDINVSVDDNSESTKHTAENVISPEMNYRAGSSFELSPSDSSDGTYMWDEEGLEPIGSVHPCGSYESSEMNSIDILNNLDSCDLEDDDLMLDVDLPEDSPHDKEECENMSRYDRQDRNARQHQEGFWKRAPQQRWNTQDHYHLGHTDHYIHGKNDLNRGSNYLESPIGHFESYGAPNFYQAPRQLVGLPENTVMLDEMTLRHMVQDCTAVKTQLLKLKRLLHQNDENVSLQDIPLSVPSSPEPQEPESTFKMDDLLNEIRQLKDELKKKDETINQLEHQLATRCNCQKDSQKPTGATCVYADKFTQTSWRRSSGGYSAPSFSPWQGSFQGIPRTVPPHRRQRVEKLVHYFCDKACLKYYSLPAAFPVPQTSPREN
- the CCSER2 gene encoding serine-rich coiled-coil domain-containing protein 2 isoform X3 — encoded protein: MEEKNQIRTSLVSRLPKYGTKTLGSVLQPMPNGTAVSLAGNNGGKNFGKHNGTVRMSSFSFNWKKSNKYQLHDQNERETNSKHNCNEKLIDSEKYSQSQGALSNDVLRVGLNSTASVASKAAKQTNMFVPSTEELNPKSLSGLSSSAKFAKGTLSGRTSYSGLSAPKSHLNGFYGNRPVVGLQRPRANSSATTTSSGESLAQSTDSSKAFSCEKMVRSQSFSHSIQNSFLPTASLTRSHSFNKAVDLTRPYSQNLAARTSQRSTLLSRNARQLDVPNGNEPVKYGFTRPYSGMSAPCSKKPPLSNGSGSAPSFGYRLSRPSLLKPTRQRFAGSIVVDGSKSTTPDTCIMENSEISTNINRAIEKNSIIESNAQRTESDEGLHESMGKHGSKVMCMSDDGDEISISSLSSSEKNDLSEDFSDDFIDIEDPNRTIQIQQKESCLQELEHRSITSIEPFTSLKESGGSRCNADDWLDINVSAVDDNSESTKHTAENVISPEMNYRAGSSFELSPSDSSDGTYMWDEEGLEPIGSVHPCGSYESSEMNSIDILNNLDSCDLEDDDLMLDVDLPEDSPHDKEECENMSRYDRQDRNARQHQEGFWKRAPQQRWNTQDHYHLGHTDHYIHGKNDLNRGSNYLESPIGHFESYGAPNFYQAPRQLVGLPENTVMLDEMTLRHMVQDCTAVKTQLLKLKRLLHQNDENVSLQDIPLSVPSSPEPQEPESTFKMDDLLNEIRQLKDELKKKDETINQLEHQLATRCNCQKDSQKPTGATCVYADKFTQTSWRRSSGGYSAPSFSPWQGSFQGIPRTVPPHRRQRVEKLVHYFCDKACLKYYSLPAAFPVPQTSPREN